From the genome of Alicyclobacillus sp. SO9:
AGCTCCTCCACCTGATTTAAAGTTTGACTGTACACTTCTTCTAAATCTGCAGTGGAGTGAATTTTCTTCCATCGCTTGAATTTTCGCCGAAGGCCCGACGAAGAAGCCAGGGACAGAAGCGCCAGTATAAGAGAAAGCAGTGCCCCAAGTGCTACAACTGCTGCAAATATGTTTTGTGGTGTCCATTGAATTGTCATTAAGTACTGTCCCTCCAGACCTCTATTCTCTCTCAAGGAATAAAATCAAAAGTGAGCCGGAAAGTACAATTGCGCCCATTTAATAACGACTGCAACGACGAGCGCAGGAAGTAGGTTTCCAACGGCAATCTTGCGAATTTCGAACAAATTGAAGCCAATGCCCACGATAAGTAATCCGCCTACGGCTGTGAGACATGCAATAATCGGAGGTGAATTGATGGCGGCACCTGCAAAATATGCGGCAAGTGCAATCAGACCTTCATACAGCACAACAGGAATAGCGGCAAATGATACGCCTATTCCCATGGTCGTTGCAAACACGATTGAGGTAAAGAAATCGAGCAAGGACTTTGCGTATAAGGTCTTGTTGTCACCACTCATTCCGCTTTGAATGGCGCCGACCACAGCTAAGGAACCAACGCAGAAAATGAGGCTTGCTGTCACAAAAGCGTCCGCCATCTGTCCACTTGCCCAAGACTTGGCACGAACCTCCAAATAGTGACCGGCTCTGAGTAACCATCCCTCAATGTCAAGCCACTCACCGATTACGCCACCAACCACCAGACTGATAATAATGATTAGGATATCCTTCTGGTCCGCCAACGCAAAGCCCAGACCAATCAGGATGACAGCCAGTGCAAGTCCATGCATAATTGTGTTTTTCGTATGGGTAGGTATTGCTGGTAACATGAGGCCGATGACGGCACCAGCAACGATGGCGCCGGCGTCCACCAGTACGCCAAGAAGAAACAAACCTTGTTCACCCCTGTTCTGTCCGTTGAACCAATAAATCCATGATGCGGTCTAAGTCATCGTCTGAGAAATACTCAATCTCGATTTTTCCTCTTTTCTTCCCCCTATGGATTTTAACTGAAGTCCCAAGAAACTGCTGAAATTTTTCTTCATAATGCAAATAAGGGTTTTGTTTCGGCGGTTTAGCTGTTTCACGTGAAACAGGTTTATCTTTTTGTTTATAGATTAAGCGTTCCAATTCGCGAACACTATACTCGCCTTTCACCGTCCGATCGGCCAAGTATTGCTGCTGCTCTTCTTCCGCTATCGCCAGTAGAGCCCTGGCGTGTCCCATTGACAGTGTTCCACGTGAAACATGGTCACGAATCCCTTGAGGCAGTTGCAGTAACCTCAACATGTTTGCTACGTGACTCCGGCTCTGCCCCACCCTTTGAGCCAGCTGTTCCTGCGTCAAGTTACACTTGTGGAGAAGATTGGCGTATGCATCCGCAATTTCAATTGCATTCAAGTCTTCCCTCTGAAGATTCTCAATAACGGCAACTTCCATTAACTGAACGTCACTCAAATCGCGAACCACAGCAGGAACACTTGTTAACCCTGTCATTTGTGCTGCTCGATATCTTCTCTCACCAGCAACAATATCATACCCTTTTACGGCACTTCTTCTGACAATCAGCGGCTGAATAATGCCCTGTTCACGGATAGAATCCGCCAACTCCTGCAATTTCTCTTCGTTGAAAGTACGTCGTGGTTGATATGGATTTGGACGAAGATCCGTAACCTCAATGAGAGCAATGTGATCTTCTTCATTCACATCTAACTCAGGGATGAGCGCACTCAACCCTTTTCCTAAGCCACGCTTACTTTTCAACGCGAATCACTTCCCTTGCCAAATCCATGTACGTTTCCGCACCCTTGGACTTAGGATCGTAGTGTTGAACAGGCTGACCGTAGCTAGGCGCCTCACTCAAGCGAACATTTCTAGGAATTACAGTTTGATACACCTTGTCTCGAAAATACTTCTTTACATCCTCAATTACCTGAAGGCCCAAATTCGTCCTAGCATCCAACATTGTTAAAACAACCCCCTCAACCTCAAGGGATGTATTCAGATGCTTCTGTACCAACCGGATGGTATTCAATAACTGACTTAATCCTTCTAAAGCGTAGTACTCACACTGGATTGGAATGAGAATAGAATCCGAAGCTGTGAGGGCATTCACTGTCAAGAGTCCCAACGATGGAGGACAGTCAATGATAATATAGTCGTATTC
Proteins encoded in this window:
- a CDS encoding DUF554 domain-containing protein; its protein translation is MFLLGVLVDAGAIVAGAVIGLMLPAIPTHTKNTIMHGLALAVILIGLGFALADQKDILIIIISLVVGGVIGEWLDIEGWLLRAGHYLEVRAKSWASGQMADAFVTASLIFCVGSLAVVGAIQSGMSGDNKTLYAKSLLDFFTSIVFATTMGIGVSFAAIPVVLYEGLIALAAYFAGAAINSPPIIACLTAVGGLLIVGIGFNLFEIRKIAVGNLLPALVVAVVIKWAQLYFPAHF
- a CDS encoding ParB/RepB/Spo0J family partition protein, with product MKSKRGLGKGLSALIPELDVNEEDHIALIEVTDLRPNPYQPRRTFNEEKLQELADSIREQGIIQPLIVRRSAVKGYDIVAGERRYRAAQMTGLTSVPAVVRDLSDVQLMEVAVIENLQREDLNAIEIADAYANLLHKCNLTQEQLAQRVGQSRSHVANMLRLLQLPQGIRDHVSRGTLSMGHARALLAIAEEEQQQYLADRTVKGEYSVRELERLIYKQKDKPVSRETAKPPKQNPYLHYEEKFQQFLGTSVKIHRGKKRGKIEIEYFSDDDLDRIMDLLVQRTEQG
- a CDS encoding ParA family protein, whose protein sequence is MTAGRIIAVANQKGGVGKTTTAVNLTASIAELDKKVLLIDVDPQGNSTSGIGVNKADVKYCVYDVIINDVPVKDAIIDTGIRNLSLLPATIQLAGAEIELVPTISREVRLRRAIQSLRNEYDYIIIDCPPSLGLLTVNALTASDSILIPIQCEYYALEGLSQLLNTIRLVQKHLNTSLEVEGVVLTMLDARTNLGLQVIEDVKKYFRDKVYQTVIPRNVRLSEAPSYGQPVQHYDPKSKGAETYMDLAREVIRVEK